One region of Candidatus Methylomirabilota bacterium genomic DNA includes:
- the trpS gene encoding tryptophan--tRNA ligase produces the protein MQRILTGIRPTGPLHLGHYAGALESWVKLQADYDCHFLIADYQVSDYADDLPRVREAVWEVALDWLAVGLDPERSAFVIESLIPEHAELALWLSWFLPLGMLQRNPTLKAEMEDFGRKSVPVAFFTYPVMQVANILLPRAHLVPVGEDQLPHIELTREVARRFNRQFKDVFPEPEGLVGRVPRLVGTDGQAKMSKSLSNAIYLKDPPEVVTEKVRSMYTDPTRLRATDPGHVEGNPVFLYHTVFNPDRAEVAELEERYRRGAVSDVEVKAKLAAALNTFLDPIRERRARFAARMGRVRDALAAGTERARREARTTMALVRDALDLGYLDRFHS, from the coding sequence ATGCAGCGGATCCTGACCGGCATCCGGCCGACCGGGCCGCTGCACCTTGGTCACTACGCGGGCGCGCTCGAGAGCTGGGTGAAGCTTCAGGCCGACTACGACTGCCACTTCCTCATCGCCGACTACCAGGTTTCTGACTACGCCGACGACCTCCCGCGGGTGCGCGAGGCGGTCTGGGAGGTGGCGCTCGACTGGCTGGCGGTGGGCCTCGATCCGGAGCGCAGCGCCTTCGTGATCGAAAGCCTGATCCCGGAGCACGCCGAGCTCGCCCTGTGGCTGAGCTGGTTCCTGCCGCTGGGCATGCTGCAGCGGAATCCGACCTTGAAGGCGGAGATGGAGGACTTCGGCCGGAAGTCGGTGCCGGTGGCCTTCTTCACCTATCCGGTCATGCAGGTCGCGAACATCCTGTTGCCGCGCGCCCACCTGGTCCCGGTCGGCGAGGACCAGCTACCGCACATCGAGCTGACCCGGGAGGTGGCGCGGCGCTTCAACCGGCAATTCAAGGACGTGTTTCCGGAGCCGGAAGGCCTGGTGGGGCGGGTGCCCCGGCTGGTCGGCACCGACGGGCAGGCGAAGATGAGCAAGTCGCTGAGCAATGCCATCTATCTCAAGGACCCGCCCGAGGTCGTGACCGAGAAGGTGCGCTCGATGTACACGGATCCCACGCGACTGCGGGCCACCGACCCGGGCCACGTCGAGGGCAACCCCGTGTTCCTCTACCACACCGTCTTCAACCCCGATCGGGCCGAGGTGGCCGAGCTCGAGGAGCGTTACCGTCGCGGCGCGGTGAGCGACGTCGAGGTCAAGGCCAAGCTCGCGGCGGCGCTGAACACGTTCCTCGATCCGATCCGCGAGCGGCGCGCGCGCTTCGCGGCCCGCATGGGACGAGTGCGCGACGCGCTGGCCGCCGGCACCGAGCGCGCCCGCCGGGAGGCGAGGACCACGATGGCCCTGGTCCGCGACGCTCTCGACCTGGGGTATCTCGACCGGTTCCACAGCTGA